In the genome of Nonlabens sp. MB-3u-79, one region contains:
- a CDS encoding SDR family NAD(P)-dependent oxidoreductase, whose translation MINSGGSASQKGFAQGSVFAVSKFAVRAMTQSWQAELRKYNSRVTLVNPSEVTTAFRYRSRENREDHKEQFNKLGPEDIAHTIISIVEMRNKGFIPELTVWTTNPFE comes from the coding sequence ATTATAAATAGTGGAGGAAGCGCTAGCCAAAAAGGTTTTGCACAAGGTTCAGTTTTTGCTGTATCAAAGTTTGCAGTTAGAGCAATGACGCAATCTTGGCAGGCTGAATTACGAAAATATAATAGTCGCGTAACTTTAGTAAACCCAAGTGAAGTTACAACTGCATTTAGGTATCGATCACGAGAAAATCGTGAAGACCATAAAGAACAATTTAACAAGCTAGGACCAGAAGATATTGCACATACTATTATATCGATTGTAGAAATGCGCAACAAAGGCTTTATTCCCGAGCTAACGGTATGGACAACAAACCCTTTTGAATAA